The genomic segment ATAGTCTGGATGGACAGCTCAGCTCCGATATCTCGATGGAAGAGTCTGCCCGGCTGCAGCGTTATCAGGCTGCCTTGACATCAACCCGTACGCGACAGGAGTTAGACGGGACACGTATACGGATTCCGGGTTTTGTGGTGCCAATCAACTTTGATGATCAGCAAAGGGTGACCGAGTTTTTCCTGGTTCCCTTTTTTGGTGCCTGTATTCATGTACCGCCGCCGCCGCCGAACCAGATTATTTATGCGCAGGTGGATGATGCGTTTGTGCTGGAGTCCATCTTCGATCCGGTTTGGCTGGAAGGGACTTTGCATTTACAGAAAAACGACAACGGCCTTGGCCAGTCGGCATACGCCCTCACCGTTGAAAAGCGTGAAGCGTATTACCAATAAGAGCGGTTAGCCGACGTCTGAGGTGCGAACAGGCTCAACGTCGTGGTAGCAGAATAGGCTGATCGTGATCGAAAGTATCTGCACCCTGTTGCTGATCCGTTATCCAGAGTAGCTGCAAGGTTTCAATACCGGGGAACGTCGTGATCAGTCGGGAATCCAGTGTGACGGAACCTGCCGCCGGGCAATAAAACTCCCAAGAGACGGTCAGGTCTGTGTGTTCATCATGATCATGATCGTGGTCGTGCGATTGCTCTGGCAATTCGATCGAGGTGTGTTGCAATTGGCACGGCCTTGACTGAATCACATCCTGGGCAAAGCGCTGGCGTACATCATCCAATGCCTGTTGCTGTTCGGGGGTATCGGCATGGCCTTCAAATCCGACCAGGTTCATCAAGGGCGAACGCAGTTCAATATGAAGCGTTGTTGATGATAAAACGGCTTGCAGGGTGGCGACTCCGTGCTGGTGGGCAGGGACTCCCTGAGCCAGTGAGGCAGTGGTCGTCAGTAGTATCCCGGCAAGGTAGTGTCGATGTAGTTTCATGGGCGACCTCCTTTTGTTTGTTATAATATAACAAAAAATAGGAGGTCGCCGTTAATACCTGCGTCATAAATTACCCGGCTTAATCCCGCGACTCGGCAAGAAACGCCAGCAGTGCTTGCCATGCCCGTGCTGCCGCCTTGGATTCATAGCAGCTGCCATGATCGGGAGCATTGGCGGCGGGCAGAGTAAATGAGTGCATGGCCTTGCCAAAATGCATGATCACCCAATCGAGATCGAGGGCATCCAGACGTCGCTGAAAAGCCAGTACCTCGTGTTCCGGCACCATCGGGTCTCGATAGCCGTTCAGTATCAGCAGGCGCACGGCGGGGTTGGCTGGTGTCAGATCCAATGGGACTTTAAACAGTCCATGAAAGCTGGCCGCTGCTTCGATGGTCGGCAGCAACAAGGC from the Candidatus Thalassolituus haligoni genome contains:
- a CDS encoding DUF3299 domain-containing protein: MNKGFLPGSLLLLLLVAGCTDSSLATADTGEGQNSRHAIREVDWIDLLPDDDLAALEDRPALLDSIEEGSDADTMANSLDGQLSSDISMEESARLQRYQAALTSTRTRQELDGTRIRIPGFVVPINFDDQQRVTEFFLVPFFGACIHVPPPPPNQIIYAQVDDAFVLESIFDPVWLEGTLHLQKNDNGLGQSAYALTVEKREAYYQ
- a CDS encoding DUF2796 domain-containing protein gives rise to the protein MKLHRHYLAGILLTTTASLAQGVPAHQHGVATLQAVLSSTTLHIELRSPLMNLVGFEGHADTPEQQQALDDVRQRFAQDVIQSRPCQLQHTSIELPEQSHDHDHDHDEHTDLTVSWEFYCPAAGSVTLDSRLITTFPGIETLQLLWITDQQQGADTFDHDQPILLPRR